A genomic segment from Lutibacter sp. A80 encodes:
- a CDS encoding type IX secretion system membrane protein PorP/SprF has protein sequence MKNIFKQFVFVSAFLIILKSNAQQDPLYTQYYNNFSLINPAYAGSHGLFTATANIRSQWAGEAGSPETQTLSIHGATGKNVGLGLSIVNDKVFVLKETDIYADFSYSIYPNENSTLAFGLKAGGSFLDVNLLELGIENDDLFSENINEFNPNMGAGVFYYTDRFFASLSTVNILKSKHYDKSSTVVSSASDEMIFYISSGYVFDLGDSFKLRPSFMLRAVNDSPLSTDISASILWLDKLEFGISHRIDESVSGLFQLRLTDNLKIGYTYDAITNNLSNYNNGSHEFSIILNLNKNKRNDHKRQPPLYWMKKQHSEDILELKNPEEEN, from the coding sequence ATGAAAAATATATTTAAACAATTCGTATTTGTAAGTGCTTTTTTAATCATTTTAAAAAGTAATGCACAACAAGACCCATTATACACACAATACTACAACAACTTTAGCTTAATCAACCCTGCCTACGCTGGTAGCCATGGATTATTTACTGCTACTGCGAACATTCGTAGTCAGTGGGCTGGTGAAGCTGGTAGTCCAGAAACACAGACCTTATCAATTCACGGAGCTACTGGTAAAAATGTAGGTTTAGGTTTGTCTATTGTAAATGATAAAGTGTTTGTATTAAAAGAAACTGATATCTATGCAGATTTCTCCTATTCTATTTATCCAAATGAAAATTCCACGCTTGCTTTTGGATTAAAAGCTGGAGGTAGTTTTCTAGATGTAAATTTATTAGAGCTCGGTATTGAAAATGACGATTTGTTTAGTGAAAACATTAATGAATTTAACCCTAATATGGGAGCGGGTGTGTTTTACTATACAGATCGCTTTTTTGCAAGCTTATCTACCGTAAACATTCTAAAAAGCAAGCATTACGATAAAAGCAGTACGGTAGTTTCTAGTGCTTCAGATGAAATGATATTTTATATATCTTCTGGATATGTGTTTGACTTAGGAGATTCATTTAAACTGAGACCTTCTTTTATGTTAAGAGCGGTAAATGATTCTCCGCTATCAACAGATATTTCTGCTAGTATTTTGTGGCTTGATAAATTAGAATTTGGTATCTCACATAGAATTGACGAATCTGTCTCTGGTCTTTTTCAACTTAGATTGACAGACAATTTAAAAATTGGTTATACTTACGATGCGATTACAAATAACCTTTCTAATTATAATAATGGATCGCACGAGTTTTCTATTATTTTAAACCTTAATAAAAACAAAAGAAATGATCATAAAAGACAACCTCCTCTTTATTGGATGAAAAAACAACATTCTGAAGATATTTTGGAATTAAAAAATCCTGAAGAAGAAAATTAG
- a CDS encoding mechanosensitive ion channel family protein, which translates to MKKIVLFFLLLSSTLIAQNKIKVDLSNPNATIYTHLYFLQAGSYEPEKAAQTIYGFEGDEAEEIAIKLKKILDGKGLKVDFSKVPKDNSYTDSTGYKVGYRYVLFPYSMPEVYVEKIGDSWYYSPEVSNNIDTLYNNVFPWYTEKLQQIIPEIGREKVFNIELWKYFGLLILLAICVGMFYILRKIIYYILQKVQYWIVKKSNDKIKLALKKLTRPIVLLILIWFVKAELPSLALPLDLNTFIFLALNIMVTVFWIYVFLKLVKVVVDIYADYAESTHGKLDDQLVPILYNFLKGLVLFLGLLKLLTLFGVEPVTVIAGASIGGIAVALASQDTVKNFIGTIMIFVDKPFHIGDWIEAGIVAGTVEAVGFRSTTVRAADTSVYQIPNSTLSEMVVNNKGLRAYRRYNTNLGLRYDTPPELIDAFVKGVRKIIELHPNTRDDSFNVEFSGFGDSALLILLNVYFVQLGWAEEQASKHSLHLAILKLASELGVDFAFPSTTVMIEQFPEKKNVPLDYNIEESRIQNIIDGIKK; encoded by the coding sequence ATGAAAAAAATAGTTCTATTTTTTTTATTACTTTCTTCAACACTTATTGCTCAAAATAAAATAAAAGTTGATTTAAGTAATCCGAATGCTACAATTTATACACATTTATATTTTTTACAAGCAGGTAGTTATGAACCAGAGAAGGCGGCTCAAACAATTTATGGTTTTGAGGGTGATGAAGCTGAAGAAATAGCTATTAAGTTAAAAAAAATATTAGATGGAAAAGGATTAAAAGTAGACTTTTCTAAAGTTCCTAAAGATAATTCGTATACAGATTCAACAGGTTATAAAGTGGGGTATCGATATGTCTTATTTCCATACAGTATGCCTGAAGTTTATGTTGAAAAAATAGGTGATAGCTGGTATTATTCTCCTGAGGTTTCAAATAATATAGACACGCTTTATAATAATGTTTTTCCTTGGTATACTGAAAAATTGCAACAAATTATTCCAGAGATTGGGCGAGAAAAAGTTTTTAATATAGAGTTGTGGAAATATTTTGGTTTGTTAATTCTATTAGCAATCTGTGTTGGAATGTTTTATATTTTGAGAAAAATAATTTATTATATTTTACAAAAAGTTCAATATTGGATTGTTAAAAAGTCGAATGATAAAATTAAATTGGCTTTAAAAAAACTGACACGACCAATTGTTTTGTTAATTTTAATTTGGTTTGTAAAAGCAGAATTACCTTCTTTAGCACTTCCGTTAGATTTAAACACTTTTATATTTTTAGCTTTAAATATTATGGTTACAGTTTTTTGGATCTATGTATTCTTAAAACTTGTAAAAGTAGTTGTTGATATTTATGCTGATTATGCAGAGTCTACACATGGTAAATTAGATGATCAATTAGTACCGATTTTATATAATTTTTTAAAAGGACTGGTGCTGTTTCTTGGATTGCTAAAATTACTTACCCTTTTTGGAGTTGAGCCAGTTACAGTTATTGCAGGAGCTTCAATTGGTGGTATTGCAGTTGCTTTGGCTTCTCAAGATACGGTAAAGAACTTTATTGGTACAATAATGATCTTTGTAGATAAACCATTCCATATTGGAGATTGGATAGAAGCTGGTATAGTTGCGGGTACTGTAGAAGCTGTAGGTTTTAGGTCCACAACAGTAAGAGCTGCCGATACTTCAGTATATCAAATACCAAACAGTACTTTATCTGAAATGGTTGTTAATAATAAAGGATTAAGAGCATATAGAAGATATAATACGAATTTAGGTTTACGTTATGATACGCCTCCAGAATTAATAGATGCTTTTGTAAAAGGTGTTCGAAAAATTATAGAATTACATCCAAATACACGAGATGATTCTTTTAATGTAGAATTTTCAGGTTTTGGAGATTCTGCGTTATTAATTCTTTTAAATGTATATTTTGTTCAATTAGGTTGGGCTGAAGAACAAGCCTCTAAGCATAGTTTACATTTAGCTATTTTAAAATTAGCTTCGGAACTAGGTGTAGATTTTGCATTCCCTTCTACAACAGTTATGATTGAACAGTTCCCAGAAAAGAAAAACGTACCTTTAGATTATAATATTGAAGAAAGTAGGATTCAAAATATAATTGATGGAATAAAAAAATAG